From Oncorhynchus masou masou isolate Uvic2021 unplaced genomic scaffold, UVic_Omas_1.1 unplaced_scaffold_7032, whole genome shotgun sequence, one genomic window encodes:
- the LOC135537044 gene encoding interferon a3-like: protein MGSISFWMCLVMTICTWNKTIGCTWMKTLPRSPSMFQVFSNNTITMLQKMGHEVSRGPQITFPDKQYRQVNNFKADEQIAFISHTLNGIKKLFSSGKYESTAWDQKGVDKFMNNLYRQTSELDQCVKAMKTRLSKSVNRVNKKMSLHFKFLKHYLKREDYSASGWEDIRTVVLAHLQRLDTTLSSK, encoded by the exons ATGGGTTCAATCAGCTTTTGGATGTGCTTGGTCATGACGATTTGCACCTGGAATAAAACCATCGGATGCACATGGATGAAGACACTGCCTCGGTCTCCGAGCATGTTCCAAGTGTTCAGCAACAACACCATAACAATGCTTCAGAAAATG GGTCATGAAGTATCTCGAGGACCTCAGATCACTTTCCctgacaaacaatacagacaagTCAATAATTTCAAG GCTGACGAACAGATTGCCTTCATTTCACATACTCTGAACGGTATAAAGAAATTGTTCAGCAGTGGTAAATATGAGTCCACCGCCTGGGACCAGAAAGGAGTTGACAAGTTTATGAATAACCTCTATCGCCAGACCTCGGAGCTGGACCAATGC GTAAAGGCTATGAAAACTAGACTATCAAAATCTGTTAACAGAGTGAACAAAAAGATGAGCCTTCACTTCAAGTTCCTGAAGCATTACTTGAAACGCGAG GATTACAGCGCAAGCGGCTGGGAAGACATACGGACAGTGGTGCTGGCACACCTACAAAGACTAGACACAACATTAAGTAGCAAATGA